The Salvia splendens isolate huo1 unplaced genomic scaffold, SspV2 ctg805, whole genome shotgun sequence genome includes a window with the following:
- the LOC121791402 gene encoding pentatricopeptide repeat-containing protein At1g06270-like — MALAATRFSSSISRHQIRALSHSSSPKLNLEESIRAAVEAKSYRQIPQILNASTEPCRNPNPFTFLSKFPERRRNETIDEILQSFIPIRPRSHPRKAYSSLLSLTLDPSIDHLPLALAVVQRTLRSGCLPPPQFHLLLSKSWLRRRRKASPSLILSEMKSIGYTPDCGTCNYLILSLSKIDQFGEAMEVLKGMGRAGCVPDCDSYGGLIAELSEARKVDAAAEVVREMVCKEGVRLREETVAKVVGAMRGNREAGRAAEMVEMLEGEGVGVGFGVYEGVLEGCLEEKRFVLAGKVAAAMCGRGFIRARQRVVEGLVGVGEVEHAAVARRRFAEMSS, encoded by the coding sequence ATGGCGTTGGCAGCTACGAGATTCAGTTCATCAATCTCCCGCCACCAAATCCGAGCTCTCTCCCAttcatcttctccaaaattGAATCTCGAAGAATCCATCCGAGCAGCAGTCGAAGCAAAATCATACCGCCAAATCCCCCAAATCCTCAACGCATCAACGGAGCCTTGCCGCAACCCTAACCCCTTCACATTCCTCTCCAAATTCCCCGAGCGGCGCCGAAACGAAACCATCGACGAAATCCTCCAATCCTTCATCCCAATCCGGCCGCGCTCCCACCCGCGGAAGGCCTACTCCTCCCTCCTCTCCCTCACCCTCGACCCCTCCATCGACCATCTCCCCCTCGCCCTCGCCGTCGTCCAGCGCACCCTCCGCTCCGGCTGCCTCCCCCCGCCGCAGTTCCACCTCCTCCTCTCAAAATCCTGGCTGCGGCGGCGCCGGAAGGCGTCGCCGTCGCTAATTTTGTCGGAGATGAAATCGATCGGGTACACCCCCGATTGCGGCACCTGCAATTACCTAATTCTGTCTCTTTCGAAAATCGATCAATTTGGGGAAGCGATGGAGGTGTTGAAAGGGATGGGGAGGGCGGGGTGCGTCCCCGATTGCGACAGCTACGGGGGATTGATTGCTGAGCTGAGCGAGGCGAGGAAGGTGGACGCCGCggcggaggtggtgagggaGATGGTGTGTAAGGAGGGGGTGAGGCTGAGGGAGGAGACCGTGGCGAAGGTGGTGGGGGCGATGAGGGGGAATCGGGAGGCGGGGAGGGCGGCGGAGATGGTGGAGATGCTGGAGGGGGAGGGGGTGGGGGTGGGGTTTGGGGTGTATGAGGGGGTTTTGGAGGGGTGTTTGGAGGAGAAGAGGTTTGTGTTGGCGGGGAAAGTCGCGGCGGCGATGTGTGGAAGGGGGTTTATACGGGCGAGGCAGAGGGTGGTGGAGGGGTTGGTTGGGGTTGGGGAGGTGGAGCATGCTGCTGTTGCGAGGAGGAGATTTGCAGAGATGAGTTCTTAG
- the LOC121791404 gene encoding EG45-like domain containing protein 2: protein MTMTLKLAFAITILLTISFNQIVSGDIGTATSYNPPYTPTRCNGNRADQFPSGNLFVQVSEGLWDNGAACGRRYRLRCLSGNNRPCKGGTVDVRVVDFCTRRPCPSTIVMSTDAFAAVSKSPDAKINIEFIQI from the exons ATGACTATGACTTTAAAACTAGCCTTTGCCATTACAATATTGCTAACCATTTCATTCAACCAAATTGTTTCCGGCGACATCGGGACCGCTACTTCCTACAACCCTCCGTACACAC CTACAAGGTGCAATGGCAATAGAGCAGACCAATTCCCATCAGGAAACTTGTTTGTGCAAGTGAGTGAAGGGTTGTGGGACAACGGCGCCGCCTGCGGCCGCCGATACAGGCTCCGGTGCCTTAGCGGCAACAACCGGCCTTGCAAGGGGGGCACGGTGGACGTGAGGGTGGTCGATTTTTGCACCCGCCGGCCATGCCCTTCGACTATAGTGATGTCGACCGACGCCTTCGCCGCCGTCTCCAAATCCCCTGATGCTAAAATCAACATCGAATTTATCCA GATTTGA